The following are from one region of the Ochotona princeps isolate mOchPri1 chromosome 4, mOchPri1.hap1, whole genome shotgun sequence genome:
- the LOC105942273 gene encoding LOW QUALITY PROTEIN: olfactory receptor 10K1-like (The sequence of the model RefSeq protein was modified relative to this genomic sequence to represent the inferred CDS: inserted 1 base in 1 codon) — translation MGNHTTVHTFLLWGFSSFPHLQSLLFVVIFFSHVTILAANAAIMVAIRLSPNLHTSIHFLLFGLSFSETCTTLVIIPRILVDLLSDSKTISLPECATQMLFFFGLSSNNCFILAAMSYDHCTTIHNQLHCHTFIIRKICFQLMVASCIIGFLISLCIITIVFNLTFCDSYIIQHFFCDISPVVHLACDYVFHHEMIIFMLSDFVLPSNLVLIIISYVFIVSIIMKMSSVIGRYKTFSIFSSHVTVVFIYYGFACFVYLKPKYSDTFXENMLMAVIYTVLTSLLNPIVYSLRNKEMQIALRKVLESIQKFTSRVVNERGQDIEKNFAKG, via the exons ATGGGCAATCACACCACAGTGCACACATTCCTTCTGTGGGGATTTTCCAGTTTCCCACACCTGCAGAGTCTACTCTTTGTGGTGATCTTCTTCTCCCATGTGACCATCCTGGCTGCAAATGCGGCCATCATGGTGGCCATCAGGCTCAGTCCCAACCTTCATACCTCCATACACTTCCTCCTCTTTGGCCTGTCCTTTTCAGAAACTTGTACCACCCTGGTGATCATCCCCCGCATATTAGTGGATTTGTTATCAGACAGCAAGACCATATCTCTTCCCGAGTGTGCCACACAGATGTTGTTCTTCTTTGGCTTGTCATCCAACAACTGCTTCATCTTGGCTGCCATGTCCTATGACCACTGCACAACCATCCACAACCAACTGCACTGTCACACCTTTATAATAAGAAAAATCTGCTTTCAGCTCATGGTGGCCTCTTGTATTATTGGGTTCCTAATTTCTCTGTGCATCATTACCATTGTATTCAACTTGACTTTTTGTGACTCTTACATCATCCAGCATTTCTTCTGTGACATCTCACCTGTAGTCCACCTTGCTTGTGATTATGTTTTCCATcatgaaatgattatttttatgctCTCTGACTTTGTACTGCCCAGTAACTTGGTTTTAATTATAATTTCCTATGTCTTCATTGTGTCCATAATTATGAAAATGTCTTCTGTAATAGGGAGGTATAAAACCTTCTCAATCTTTTCTTCTCATGTCACAGTTGTGTTTATATACTATGGATTTGCTTGCTTTGTCTACTTGAAGCCCAAGTACAGTGATACCT TTGAAAACATGCTGATGGCTGTGATATACACAGTGCTAACATCACTACTTAACCCCATTGTTTACAGTCTAAGGAATAAGGAAATGCAGATAGCCCTGAGGAAAGTTCTAGAGAGTATCCAAAAGTTTACTTCCCGGGTGGTAAATGAAAGAGGCcaagacattgaaaaaaattttgcCAAGGGTTGA